In Dermatophagoides farinae isolate YC_2012a chromosome 9, ASM2471394v1, whole genome shotgun sequence, a genomic segment contains:
- the Vps13D gene encoding LOW QUALITY PROTEIN: vacuolar protein sorting 13D (The sequence of the model RefSeq protein was modified relative to this genomic sequence to represent the inferred CDS: deleted 1 base in 1 codon), which produces MLESFAAWILNTYIGDYFGNVNTHQLRMSLKNGEIELEHLPLKRDLIRYLGLPLEANDGFIGKISIKFPSWSSFTSEPLVISIEDLFLIVKPITNFSYNEEEENRSQQEFKISQLDMMEQRWKALHDDDLAEPHSYYSSSYSSWLNYGSSLINNVLMNIHLKISSIHVRYEDNSTIPGCPFATGIVIRSLTLCSTDENWQPKFVTTQNHKGESNVNENFLFKLIDLESFACYMDTETLLFGEYDLDTMVDHMRQTLDRNINHKNIPTEHDYMIAPVNGKCFMKRNCTEMSLKSCKQPRTVIDVQLERVPIMMTAIQYKHLFDWSLAFQTQKTLWRYRKWRPMIINHGQSIRKSENDQQQQQDDENDDDDDDISIRYEFKPKTWWHFAVNANLEEYRQRRQRFNWHFILQRVRDIIGYHRAYICYLIYPESFSRDLRCLKERVENEFTLDELCSIREIVFWRANQILKRQMNPSDLNNGSNNKMNITEQQQSGGGYWFLPYNVLSNLYYNYASTTAATTTDQESPTEDIKSEQQDEEEEMDFHSSKRRHLSQSSLNLSTTTITDDIFLTRDAIYCQFNFQIHNSSFQLMAFNNLTSSQSYEQTFISSSQQQQQQGNLILEFEFNQMKIGVDVTNPNAYACNCHNRGGGGVGGGGQQLIRTTADYHQKQQQQQQQKTIFLTQNELNQLQLDLNFECQNLNLTLLRTDDITTVIIADDDDDQHSNLKMQKIATATLTGCGWQFRFSTNMLSIDGRMDSLELLDLITATNNVNHHRRVLSIGKIINSDNNNNNDDDDGNDDNDGTSESSTIPVEKALIFSLSRHMNENVLRLNIEMASFCYVHSSILVYELSLCRKCFTDVLEAYFSRSFKERVRAATTEVLRGIVPETTTTADDSTAEQSNDIQSTSSPPPSSSFSSSSQLLRPTSSTSKLSLFKMQTKSHGRQKTKFKSKTKSMANPFLDNFKLNIFIRSPIIICPISPSSYEVVVFHLGHMLLNNHNHSTDIIRTIGRQEMIVCKPSSQQQRQRKFGITVNQSPLPIQNHSTNSSSSTTTTTSTSNNSYNAEIRDLSIYSLDCVKNIEKFAQRKHYPSDRLNRSQPELYIPVEKFYYCDMFGVPILQKTVIEIVLERKILFSSLNDSMTSSSSSSSTSTSTMTTTTTSTAVSSKSIGKKSSDSVNIVDGLNLISSVNSIDPLVLPKKFSIRQHFYPDQLSSSSFIGGESVRHHKNSKNITTAKPEMVLSIEISTIDVRFSYTDLLVFWHILNTLTSIEQQPQPVSSSIHPPSALDQNKTVLNNITKQNDDEDDEMMEMLQQITLSSSGLNAEEFRCRLNNLIDLGFNPRDSLRALALKNGDIIEAAYMLSSPTTSDVQQKNDDLINQNSDTDNHSQSCTSEISAATTTDVATMTTIASMNLHNDNSGNKLNGEKRKKNPNRSRSSSNLLLSILSVIEVKIANGSIRIIDDCNQLDLPLLELGVTDFRLMQYYTRSVEAHAQTNFYCDYYNSHLSGWEPFIENCQIAFSWKHHEPRCHLKSMLNTAAIASTNRIPVARQKLAIKIEIRKMFNLNVSRTLLDLIEKVHREWRQDIENFMSLPSDRRTFRHRQPFIPFALKNDTGTDLHMLLSNSRKMFSTEKAADLITPCDLKPSLDVQADHIVYFDCVDLLHSSSALKQNSSHKHHRQNLLPPRSSISSTISPLKIYIKVDGWQETFPLSIEREGTFIRHVISERYTNQSAILVFEIRLQSTAIKLITVRSSLLITNRTTKMVELKFVNTAMSDVRTSYMIAPQGIFPVPLDLLYARIQLRPCDLGIGTCSTYINWNHVRKFGELDCSLQICTPITHTQHGSYSKSQAYVVSVLVERNSIGALIESRNIFRQSNQTLNNAGMMMMIPSPKISPLVTLPSHTITLLPPLQLANRLPYELRFKILNSQNGQELSSSSSSASTGTIKSGDDYSVHYISPLESFSIEFQMEHFPRCRPLQIEPGAIKNFETHIDMYDARNRLLILNAHIVVQNGCPKPSNAMTITIYAPYWIVNRSGLPLVFAQDGGGGGATNLIEEAAGQYEEHERARSISPLLFSFANPDSSQYCIMRLGRMLPNMSPRWCNLFCLEKGTFYRRLRVTEYSPEDSIPQEKIYEFGIDIRQGRDRYNQTKIVTIAPRFQIENLTSFKLEFAQKCFIYPDVIVGGGQSSNFMESSNVHFTPSSMSSPIKTGHRNSFSRRLSSQSGSNSSVGGYHHDFVVEKSQMISALPKSNMPFHWPATDRPKLLCVRIASLIGCLWSGCFDVGSEPSVSFQLNIRDDSGRSNFIRVEILLQNATYFIVFTDANSLPPPIRVENFSQVAIEFCQIDCTQHRTIVRPNSSVPYALDEPTQPAHLTVCAPGGSSSTYDLNSFAPGNILTYDNFYYLAFEETFTSTTMVGGSMFGYNGGYMDDDAEQLMYMMMAGPDLSFVENDVGSKMLVLDVPDFDIPNSPMSDTFPIGGGGGGGILESDRPKPVFLGRKERAKRSQLWRLDQLNHLIHEGSSPPTEPPGFQDLGYAEVRFPPTLLSSTLMVLDVMDDEMDNSSSTSANIVSIPLAVRKLNQQRSSTQTWYFTEDGRLRCLKYWNMFVQPIVLTTTTSTTTGLNDLFQTGTMAVIAIGPTESSMTKTTIPKQQAVIKQKMRKGSGVLNVSILADGPSRVLRIKDNQLTANGRQLNLIQFNRSDHGSNTSNGGGGGGTSQLNELLNTTNTMAEQSFLIRMLNKTELELQLQVDSIGISIISKTNEEIVFLFMKKIILELLCNPAECRLNCVVEDFQVDNQLLDSEKEVVLYVTNLDSQHQQQHQSDQEPPSSPSRSISTITTMAGQRIIIERPAITFNLHKLFLPNVEINVFKSLQISINDLVLNIEELVLLKLLEFIQYDPVDSEMDEISSSSSAAIAAAAASTTATNPSLLYHTSGNVVSSSLSRSAQYFFAFLLIQLRRVKLSVFTSTSTIGRYLNELKKKAGIKLIRFEEALIQLKPFHKVYSLMTRRFLQDSIHEHYRSELRSQAAKILGTVDFLGNPVGFINNFVEGLNEFYSDGSIRGLIMNVTHGISDSTAKVTSVLSESLGFVTMDDRHQEIRRKIKQQTGGIGGQRSHLVVGAFGLAHGILGGITSVITQTYDGIVNHGGVTGFLSGLSKGVLGTFTKPAVGMLDFASGAATAVRDSSRKACFGINGRQVRRVRLPRTLTIDGRLTRYQSQQSQWQSRFYNTTDFGTQREYGEQFVHVFPLSDRHFVLLTTERLYFFHAPIRKCQLPSEDVWDDDDNHDHHGEFRHQQDLILMNCPIQQLQILLLDSFYECNHHRMMLNDGEYFLKTQSCCTDLTSMIGTQLELDNHHHHHTTAVDESSSSTSTTAIICHFIEFRQTPPTRSMSNCMSPVHYHNDGIGTQQSTATKLRRNSNHEDSHHHHHHNHKQNFEYPSHLNPCYVYCDSPRMIQRIIQLVNEAKHLQEERKFEVSNLDDF; this is translated from the exons GATTACAAATTTTTCg tataatgaagaagaagaaaatcgTTCACAACAAGAATTTAAAATATCACAATTAGATATGATGGAACAACGATGGAAAGcattacatgatgatgatcttgctGAACCACATtcatattattcatcatcatattcatcgtGGCTAAATTAtggttcatcattgataaataatgttttgatgaatattcatctgaaaatatcatcaatacacGTACGTTATGAAGATAATTCCACCATACCTGGCTGTCCATTTGCCACCGGTATTGTTATACGTAGTCTTACGTTATGTTCAACAGATGAAAATTGGCAACCAAAATTTGTGACCACACAGAATCATAAAGGAGAATCAAatgttaatgaaaattttctattcaaattaatcgatttaGAATCATTCGCCTGTTATATGGATACAGAAACATTACTGTTTGGTGAATATGATCTAGATACAATGGTCGATCATATGCGACAAACATTGGATAGAAAtattaatcataaaaatattcCAACTGAACATGATTATATGATTGCACCGGTGAATGGAAAATGTtttatgaaaagaaattgtaCAGAAATGTCATTGAAATCTTGTAAACAACCACGTACGGTTATCGATGTACAATTGGAACGTGTACCAATTATGATGACCGCCATTCAATATAAACATCTATTTGATTGGAGTTTAGCATTTCAAACACAGAAAACACTATGGCGTTATCGTAAATGGCGACcaatgattattaatcatGGTCAATCTATACGGAAATCcgaaaatgatcaacaacaacaacaagatgacgag aatgatgatgatgatgatgatatttcaaTTCGTTATGAATTTAAACCGAAAACATGGTGGCATTTTGCTGTCAATGCAAATCTAGAAGAATATCGTCAACGAAGACAACGTTTTAATTGGCATTTTATTCTACAACGTGTACGTGATATTATTGGTTATCATCGTGCATACATTTGTTATCTAATTTATCCAGAATCATTTTCACGTGATCTACGTTGCCTAAAAGAAcgtgttgaaaatgaatttacatTAGATGAATTGTGTTCAATACGTGAAATTGTATTTTGGCGTGCAAATCAAATACTAAAACGACAAATGAATCCATCTGATTTGAATAATGGTagtaacaacaaaatgaacattacagaacaacaacaatccggTGGTGGATATTGGTTTTTACCATATAATGTTTTATCAAATCTTTATTACAATTATGCTTccacaacagcagcaacaacaacagatcaAGAATCACCAACAGAAGATATTAAATCTGAACAAcaagatgaagaagaagaaatggattttcattcaagTAAACGTCGCCAtttatcacaatcatcattaaatctatcgacaacaacaattacagATGATATATTTCTTACACGTGATGCTATTTATtgtcaatttaattttcaaatacataattcatcatttcaattgatggCATTCAATAATCTtacatcatcacaatcatatGAACAgacatttatttcatcatcacagcagcagcagcaacaaggAAATTTAATattggaatttgaatttaatcaaatgaaaattggtgTCGATGTAACAAATCCAAATGCATATGCTTGTAATTGTCATAAtcgtggcggtggtggtgttggtggtggtggtcaacaGCTTATTCGAACAACAgctgattatcatcaaaaacaacaacaacaacaacaacagaaaactATATTTCTTACAcagaatgaattgaatcaattacaattggatttaaattttgaatgtcAAAATCTAAATCTAACATTATTACGTACAGATGATATTACAACAGTAATAatagctgatgatgatgatgatcaacattcgaatttgaaaatgcaaaaaatagCAACGGCTACATTGACTGGTTGTGGTTGGCAATTTCGTTTTAGTACCAATATGTTATCAATTGATGGACGTATGGATTCATTAGAATTATTGGATCTAATTACGGCCACAAATaatgtcaatcatcatcgtcgtgtATTATcgattggaaaaattatcaactcggataataataataataatgatgatgatgatggcaatgatgataatgatggaacaTCAGAATCATCGACAATTCCAGTGGAAAAGGcattaatattttcattatcaagacatatgaatgaaaatgttttacgtttgaatattgaaatgGCATCATTTTGTTATGTACATTCAAGCATCCTAGTGtatgaattatcattatgtaGAAAATGTTTTACCGATGTTTTGGAAGCATATTTTTCACGTTCATTTAAAGAACGTGTACGTGCTGCAACCACAGAAGTATTACGTGGAATTGTAcctgaaacaacaacaacagcggaTGATTCAACAGCTGAACAATCGAATGATATACAATCAACTagttcaccaccaccatctagttctttttcttcttcttcgcaATTGTTGCGACcaacatcatcgacatcgaaattatcattatttaaaatGCAAACAAAATCACATGGTcgacagaaaacaaaatttaaatccaaAACTAAATCAATGGCAAATCCATTTTTggataattttaaattgaacattttcatACGTTCACCGATTATAATTTGTCCAATTTCACCATCCAGTTATGAAGTGGTCGTATTTCATCTTGGCCATATGTTAttgaataatcataatcattctaCTGATATAATTCGAACGATTGGTCGTCAAGAAATGATTGTATGtaaaccatcatcacaacagcaacgacaaCGAAAATTTGGCATAACCGTTAATCAATCACCATTGCCAATACAGaatcattcaacaaattcTTCGTCATCGACTACGACCACTACTTCAACATCGAATAATTCTTATAATGCCGAAATTCGTGATCTAAgtatttattcattggattgtgtgaaaaatatcgaaaaatTTGCTCAACGAAAACATTATCCATCGGATCGATTGAATCGATCACAACCAGAGCTTTATATACCggtggaaaaattttattactGTGATATGTTTGGTGTACCGATACTACAGAAAACTGTGATTGAAATTGTACTTGAAcgtaaaattcttttttcatcactaaatgattcaatgacatcatcatcatcatcatcatcaacatcaacatcaacaatgacaacaacaacaacttcaaCTGCtgtatcatcaaaatctattggtaaaaaatcatcagatTCAGTCAATATAGTCGATGGATTAAATCTAATAAGTTCAGTGAATAGTATTGATCCATTAGTATTgccgaaaaaattttctatacGTCAACATTTTTATCCTGATCaattatcttcatcatcgtttattGGTGGTGAAAGTGTACGACATCATAAAAATAGTAAAAACATTACTACAGCAAAACCAGAAATGGTTCTTTCTATTGAAATTTCAACCATTGATGTACGATTCTCATATACAGATTTATTGGTTTTCTGGCATATTCTTAATACATTGACTTCGATTGAACAACAGCCACAGCCTGTTTCTTCATCGATCCATCCACCATCAGCATTAGATCAGAATAAAACCGTTTTGAACaatataacaaaacaaaatgatgatgaagatgatgaaatgatggaaatgtTACAGCAGATTACATTATCTAGTTCCGGATTGAATGCCGAAGAATTTCGTTGTCGATTAAATAATCTGATTGATCTGGGTTTCAATCCACGTGATAGTCTTCGTGCATTAGCATTaaaaaatggtgatattATTGAAGCAGCATATATGCTTTCCAGTCCAACAACAAGTGatgtacaacaaaaaaatgatgatttaattaatcaaaattccGATACAGATAATCATTCACAATCATGTACATCGGAAATATCGGCTGCTACGACCACGGATGTGGCAACGATGACTACAATAGCTTCAATGAATttacataatgataatagtggtaataaattgaatggagaaaaacgaaagaaaaatccaaatcgatctcgatcatcatcgaatttattattatcgatattaTCGGTGATTGAAGTAAAAATTGCTAATGGTTCCATTcgaattattgatgattgtaatcaaCTTGATCTACCATTATTGGAATTGGGTGTTACAGATTTTCGTTTGATGCAATATTATACCCGGTCTGTTGAAGCACATgcacaaacaaatttttattgtgattattataattcacATTTATCTGGTTGGGAaccattcattgaaaattgtcagATTGCTTTTTCATGGAAACATCATGAACCACGTTGtcatttgaaatcaatgtTAAATACAGCTGCGATTGCATCAACAAATCGTATACCTGTTGCAAGACAAAAATTagcaataaaaattgaaattagaaAAATGTTTAATCTGAATGTTTCACGTACATTGttggatttgattgaaaaagttCATCGTGAATGGCGACaagatattgaaaattttatgtcATTACCATCGGATCGTCGTACATTTCGTCATCGTCAACCATTCATACCGTttgcattgaaaaatgatactGGTACTGATCTACATATGTTATTATCGaattcaagaaaaatgtTCTCCACAGAGAAAGCAGCCGATTTGATTACACCTTGTGATTTGAAACCCAGTCTTGATGTACAAGCCGATcatattgtttattttgattgtgtTGATCTattacattcatcatcagcattgaaacaaaattcaagcCATAAACATCATCGACAAAATTTATTACCACCACGATCATCAATATCGTCAACAATTTCACCATTAAAAATCTATATAAAAGTTGATGGTTGGCAAGAAACATTTCCACTGTCAATAGAACGTGAAGGAACATTTATTCGTCACGTTATATCTGAACGGTACACAAATCAATCAGCTATTTTGGTGTTTGAAATTCGATTACAATCGACagcaatcaaattgattacagttcgatcatcattgttgataacAAATCGTACAACGAAAAtggttgaattgaaattcgtTAATACAGCAATGTCCGATGTACGTACATCGTATATGATTGCACCACAAGGAATATTTCCCGTACCATTGGATTTATTATATGCAAGAATTCAATTACGTCCATGTGATCTAGGTATTGGTACCTGTTCTACTTATATAAATTGGAATCATGTACGAAAATTCGGTGAACTAGATTGTTCATTACAGATTTGTACACCGATCACTCATACACAACATGGATCATATTCAAAATCACAAGCATATGTTGTATCCGTATTAGTCGAACGAAATTCCATTGGagcattgattgaatcaagaaatatttttcgtcaatcaaatcaaacattgaataatgccggtatgatgatgatgattccatcGCCAAAAATATCACCATTAGTTACATTACCATCGCATACGATAACATTGCTACCACCATTACAATTGGCTAATCGTTTGCCATATGAATTacgatttaaaattttaaatagtCAAAATGGACAAgaattatcgtcatcatcatcatctgcatCGACTGGAACAATAAAAtctggtgatgattattctgTACATTATATTTCTCCACTTGAATCATTTagtattgaatttcaaatggaaCATTTTCCACGTTGTCGTCCATTACAAATTGAACCGGGTGctatcaaaaattttgaaaccCATATCGATATGTATGATGCACGTAATCGATTGTTAATACTGAATGCACATATTGTCGTACAAAATGGTTGTCCAAAACCATCGAATGcaatgacaataacaattTATGCACCATATTGGATTGTCAATCGTAGTGGTTTACCACTTGTATTTGCACaagatggtggtggtggtggtgccaCGAATCTAATTGAAGAAGCTGCCGGCCAATATGAAGAACATGAACGTGCACGATCaatatcaccattattatttagtttTGCTAATCCAGATTCATCACAATATTGTATAATGCGTTTAGGACGAATGTTACCGAATATGTCACCAAGATGGTGTAATTTATTCTGTTTGGAAAAAGGTACATTTTATCGTCGTTTACGGGTTACAGAATATTCCCCTGAAGATAGTATAccacaagaaaaaatctatGAATTCGGTATCGATATTCGTCAAGGACGTGATCGttataatcaaacaaaaattgttacTATTGCACCACGATTTCAGATTGAAAATCTAACTAGTTTTAAACTGGAATTTGcacaaaaatgtttcatttatccagatgttattgttggtggtggtcaatCGTCGAATTTCAtggaatcatcaaatgtacatttcacaccatcatcaatgtcaagTCCAATTAAAACTGGTCACCGAAATTCATTTAGTCGTCGTTTAAGTTCACAAAGTGGCAGTAATAGTAGTGTTGGtggttatcatcatgatttcgTTGTGGaaaaatcacaaatgatATCAGCATTACCTAAATCAAATATGCCATTCCATTGGCCAGCAACGGATCGGCCAAAATTATTATGTGTACGAATAGCATCATTAATCGGTTGTTTATGGTCCGGTTGTTTTGATGTTGGTTCTGAACCATCGGTATCTTTTCAGCTGAATATTCGTGACGATTCTGGACGTTCGAATTTTATACGTGTAGAAATTCTATTACAAAATGCAAcatattttattgttttcacCGATGCCAATAGTTTACCACCACCGATACGtgtggaaaatttttctcaagTTGCCATTGAATTCTGTCAGATTGATTGTACACAACATCGTACGATTGTAAGGCCAAATTCATCAGTGCCATATGCATTGGATGAACCAACACAGCCAGCACATCTGACTGTTTGTGCACCGggtggttcatcatcaacatatgaTCTGAATTCATTTGCACCCGGTAATATATTGACATATGATAATTTCTATTATTTAGCATTTGAAGAAACTtttacatcaacaacaatggttgGTGGATCAATGTTTGGCTATAACGGTGGttatatggatgatgatgctgaacAATTaatgtatatgatgatggctggACCTGATTTATCATTcgttgaaaatgatgttgGATCTAAAATGCTTGTTTTAGATGTACCAGATTTTGATATACCGAATAGTCCAATGTCAGATACATTTcctattggtggtggtggtggtggtggtatatTGGAATCTGATCGACCTAAACCAGTATTTCTTGGACGTAAAGAACGTGCTAAACGTAGTCAATTATGGCGTCTagatcaattgaatcatttgataCATGAAGGATCATCACCGCCTACTGAACCACCTGGATTTCAAGATTTAGGTTATGCTGAAGTTAGATTTCCTCCAACATTGTTATCATCCACTTTAATGGTATTAGATgtaatggatgatgaaatggataattcatcatcaacatcagctAATATTGTTTCGATACCATTGGCTGTACgtaaattgaatcaacaacGTTCATCAACACAAACATGGTATTTCACTGAAGATGGCCGTCTTCGATGTCTAAAATATTGGAATATGTTTGTTCAACCAATTGTTTTGACCACTACAACATCGACTACTACTGGattaaatgatttatttcaaaCTGGTACAATGGCCGTTATAGCCATTGGACCAActgaatcatcaatgacaaaaacGACGATACCAAAACAACAGGCAGtgattaaacaaaaaatgcgTAAAGGATCCGGTGTTTTAAACGTGTCCATATTAGCCGATGGTCCAAGCCGTGTATTGAGAATCAAAGATAATCAATTGACAGCAAATGGTCGACAATTGAATCTAATACAATTTAATCGTTCTGATCATGGTTCAAACACcagtaatggtggtggtggtggtggtacaTCACAATTAAATGAATTACTCAACACGACGAATACAATGGCTGAACAAAGTTTCCTAATACGTATGTTAAATAAAACTGAATTAGAATTACAACTACAAGTGGATTCTATTGGCATATCGATCATATCGAAAACGAATGAAGAAAttgtgtttttatttatgaaaaaaatcattttagaATTACTTTGTAATCCAGCTGAATGTCGTTTGAATTGTGTTGTCGAAGATTTTCag gTCGACAATCAATTATTGGATTCAGAAAAAGAAGTTGTCTTATATGTGACAAATTTGGATTCAcaacatcagcagcagcatcaaTCGGATCAGGAGCCGccttcatcaccatcaagaTCGATTtcaacaattacaacaatGGCAGGACAACGAATCATTATTGAACGTCCAGCCATCACGTTTAATTTGCATAAATTATTTCTGCCAAATGTTGAGATTAATGTTTTTAAG AGTCTACAAATTAGCATAAATGATCTGGTGTTGAATATTGAAGAATTAGTTTTATTGAAACTATtggaatttattcaatatgaTCCAGTCGATTCAGAAATGGATGAAattagttcatcatcatcagctgcaattgctgctgctgctgcttctacaacggcaacaaatccatcattattatatcataCATCAGGAAATGTTGTCTCCAGTTCATTATCACGTTCAgcacaatatttttttgcatttttattaattcaattaCGACGTGTTAAATTGTCTGTATTCACTTCGACATCAACCATTGGCCGTTATcttaatgaattgaaaaagaaagcCGGCATAAAATTGATTCGTTTTGAAGAAGCATTGATACAATTGAAACCATTCCATAAGGTTTATAGTCTGATGACCAGACGTTTTCTTCAGGATTCAATACATGAACATTATCGTAGTGAACTAAGAAGTCAAGCGGCAAAAATTCTTGGAACAGTAGATTTCCTTGGTAATCCTGTTGgttttatcaataattttgtcgaaggattgaatgaattctatTCCGATGGTAGTATTCGTGGATTAATTATGAATGTTACTCATGGAATATCTGATTCTACGGCTAAAGTTACATCGGTTTTATCCGAATCATTGGGATTTGTTACAATGGATGATCGTCATCAAGAAATACgtagaaaaattaaacaacaaaCTGGTGGTATCGGTGGTCAACGATCACATTTGGTTGTCGGTGCATTTGGTTTAGCACATGGTATATTGGGTGGTATTACATCGGTGATTACGCAAACCTATGATGGTATCGTTAATCATGGTGGTGTCACTGGTTTTTTATCTGGTTTGAGTAAAGGTGTTTTGGGTACATTTACAAAACCAGCTGTTGGAATGTTAGATTTTGCATCTGGTGCCGCAACCGCTGTACGTGATTCAAGTCGTAAAGCATGTTTTGGTATAAACGGTAGACAAGTACGACGTGTACGATTACCACGTACATTAACAATCGATGGTCGTCTAACCCGTTATCAATCGCAACAATCACAATGGCAATCACGATTCTATAATACAACTGATTTCGGTACCCAACGTGAATATGGTGAACAATTTGTTCATGTATTTCCATTATCAGATcgtcattttgttttattgacCACCGAAcgattgtatttttttcatgcacCAATACGTAAATGTCAATTGCCATCAGAAGATGTAtgggatgatgatgataatcatgatcatcatggtgAATTTCGTCATCAACAAGATTTGATTCTAATGAATTGTCCAATACAACAGCTACAGATTCTTttattggattcattttatgaatgtaatcatcatcgtatgatgttgaatgatggtgaataTTTTCTGAAAACACAATCTTGTTGTACAGATTTAACATCGATGATTGGAACACAATTGGAACtggataatcatcatcatcatcatacgacTGCGGTAgacgaatcatcatcatcaacatcgacaacggcaattatttgtcattttattgaatttcgtCAAACACCACCAACAAGATCAATGTCCAATTGTATGTCACCTGTacattatcataatgatggtaTTGGCACACAACAATCTACAGCAACAAAATTACGACGAAATTCTAATCATGAagattctcatcatcatcatcatcataatcataaacaaaattttgaatatcCATCACATTTAAATCCATGTTATGTTTATTGTGATTCACCACGAATGATACAACGTATTATACAGCTGGTGAATGAAGCTAAACATTTACAAgaggaaagaaaatttgagGTATCAaatcttgatgatttttaa